CACGCAGCTTTGTCAGGCAGCTTCTTCCAACGTTTCCGAATCCGCCTGTTACGAGGACTTTCATAGCAGCACTACCATCTCGCCTAGCCCTGCCAGTGAACCCGGTGCACTGAACCTTGTTCTCCCCCAAGTGTGTCCGGATGGGGTGGTTCCTGACAGGGTCTTTCTTCTATTTTGAAACCCTTTCATCGATAAGCAAAGTCCGCGTCTTGCCTCTGTCCTGGAACGTCTCTTCGTCAGCAAGAAAGATCTTGCCCACTTCCGTCTTGTAGTCGCCCAGTATTTCCTGGACTTTCATAGCCCCTTCTATGTCATCGAACCAGAATTCAGTGATGCAATCGAAGTCCATCTCCTCAGCACCAGGCATAGCGATGGGGTAGTTCCGCACGTATCTCTTGAAAGTGGGGAAATGCTTCAACGCCAGCGGCGCATGCACTTCCTCGTAGTGCTTGACGAACTCCTCCCGTGATATTCCTGGCTTTCTCTTGATCAGCGCGATTGTTTTCAGCATGCTGCTCTGCCTCCTGTATGAATTGTTTCTCTCACCTGTGTTTTATGACCTGGAACCAAACGGTTCTGGCCATCTTTTTGGCCGGATAACGGCTCCTCCGAGCCTGACATCGGTTGCCTCGGACAGTAACACAAGTGCTTTCTGCCTGTCAACCTGCAAGGTGATACGGAACAGTATGGTCTGTAATGCAGAGGGACATGGACATCGCTTGTCCCACCACCGCTCGCCTGATATTATTGCCGCTGTGGACTTGCTTTCCATACTCCTGATAGCACTTGGCTTGTCCATGGACTGCCTTGCTGTCGCCATTGCCGGTAGCATCTCGATGCAGGACTTTTCCTACCGCCAGGCATTGCGCACCTCTCTTTCCTTCGGGTTATTCCAGTTTGGCATGCTGATTCTGGGGTGGCTGGCCGGGAAAACGCTTGTGGATATAGTGGGGCATTACGATCACTGGGTGGCCTTTGCTCTGCTCTCCGTGGTCGGTGCAAGGATGATCTGGGAGGCACGCAGTTCTCATAAAGACGGTCAGAAACGGACCAACATCACTGAGGGAATTGCCCTGATCACCCTTTCTGTGGCAACCAGCATTGATGCGCTGGCAGTCGGACTGAGCCTGGCCTTTTTGAAGTCAAGGATAATGATTGCCGCCCTGATAGTTGGGGGCATTGCCTTCCTGGTGACGGGTGCAGGTTTCTATGCGGGCAGACGAATCGGGACGTGGTTTGGCAGATGGGCCACGGCGGTTGGGGGATTAGTCCTCATAGGCATTGGAGTGAGGATTGTGGTGACCCACCTTGTTTAAGAAGCCGGCGCGTTGCAGGGGCAAAGTGCGCTGCGCCCTCCACCACTCAGTAGGGATAGACCTTGAGGTCTGTCCGCTAATTTCGGACAGAACTGAAGCTCTGTCCCTGCTTGAAAGAGAGATGTTTCCCCCTCCCTCTAACTCCCTCCCGCCAGGGGAGGGAGAATGGCTGGATTCCCGCTTCCGCGAGAATGACACAGTGGGCAATATGAGGACGACAGCCACGCGTTGCCCCGTCGTAGGGGGCGGTTTTCAAACCGCCCCGAGAGGGCTGAACCCACCCCAACGCCTTTCCTTGAGGGCGCATAGCTGATCCTTCTGCTGAAGGATGGCTCATAGCTCATGGCTGTTTGTGGAGATTGCTTCGTCGTCCTTCTGCGGATCCTTCCCAGAGTGAATGGCTCGCAATGACAATGTTCTTCTCTTGTCATTCACACGAACGTGGGAATCCAGGAGGGGATATCTGCAATGCCCTCTCCCTTCGATGGGAGAGGGCTAGGGTGAGGGTGATGTTGCCCCCTCCCTCTAACTCCCTCCAGGGGAGGGAGAATGGCTGGATTCCCGCTTCTGCGGGAATGACATGTGAGGGAAAGGGGAATGACATTAGTGAGCAGGGCGTGGGAATGATTACTGTCTCTCAGTAGGGATAGACCTTCAGGTCTGTCCGCTAATTTCGGAACGTAGCAGGATTCACGCATTATGGAGACAACCTCCACAAGCGACAAGTTGACATCATGTGATCACAGTGATAAGGTCGTCAGAGATATCCATCCACTGCTGGCCAACGGGGGGATTGGGGGACAGTTAGCATGGCACACATAACCTCAAAGAGTTATCGCAACCTGCAGAATAGACTGGATCAGGCACCACAGGGTGCGCCTCCTTCCGGAGCTCTCTCCAGAATATTGGAGATACTGTTTACCGGAGAGGAAGCGGAACTGGTGTCCGTTCTTCCCATTAATGCGTTTACCCTTGCAGAGGCGGCCAAG
This portion of the Chloroflexota bacterium genome encodes:
- a CDS encoding EthD domain-containing protein, translating into MLKTIALIKRKPGISREEFVKHYEEVHAPLALKHFPTFKRYVRNYPIAMPGAEEMDFDCITEFWFDDIEGAMKVQEILGDYKTEVGKIFLADEETFQDRGKTRTLLIDERVSK
- a CDS encoding manganese efflux pump MntP family protein; translated protein: MVCNAEGHGHRLSHHRSPDIIAAVDLLSILLIALGLSMDCLAVAIAGSISMQDFSYRQALRTSLSFGLFQFGMLILGWLAGKTLVDIVGHYDHWVAFALLSVVGARMIWEARSSHKDGQKRTNITEGIALITLSVATSIDALAVGLSLAFLKSRIMIAALIVGGIAFLVTGAGFYAGRRIGTWFGRWATAVGGLVLIGIGVRIVVTHLV